A genomic segment from Aegilops tauschii subsp. strangulata cultivar AL8/78 chromosome 1, Aet v6.0, whole genome shotgun sequence encodes:
- the LOC109755162 gene encoding uncharacterized protein isoform X1 — protein MSGGQEGGEDSDHIMDLGEDQNSFKTKRSRATNWPSVMSKFLLNWYLEKKKAMPPKTKFKKTHHHYCQAALNARFESAYTVDQVHRHLRRFKEVWNIVARYMNENGSRFDKKNKMLILPSATMAALPLAERAILVKPIPFFDHLQALFSDCLVDGASMTDLLTDADLNDDQMETQDPLNMMVVHADTGDPHEAGLDKVVLGGEDECHEVAVISAVGTVPCEVMSGTSAPSAEPSGSAESTIAALKPSLKQCKIVSKAKANLKPQAVALHDSRKPDAFNRNLMGIHDRLAKPTRTAPPLSDPNAPLWNMLKEIPLTPADRLSVGIYLCKPESEVHRSFFMSMGKEYLEAWAHKFLSGGEPGAL, from the exons ATGTCCGGAGGCCAAGAAGGTGGCGAGGACTCAG ATCACATCATGGACCTAGGCGAAGATCAGAATTCCTTTAAAACCAAAAGATCAAGAGCCACAAATTGGCCCTCAGTAATGTCAAAGTTTCTACTTAATTGGTACCTTGAGAAAAAGAAGGCGATGCCACCTAAGACCAAATTCAAGAAGACACACCACCATTATTGCCAAGCTGCACTAAATGCTAGATTTGAGTCTGCTTACACTGTTGATCAGGTCCATCGCCATTTGAGGCGTTTCAAGGAGGTTTGGAATATTGTGGCGCGTTATATGAACGAGAACGGGAGCAGGTTTGACAAGAAAAACAAAATGTTAATACTACCTTCTGCAACCATGGCTGCTCTACCC TTAGCAGAACGTGCTATTCTCGTTAAACCCATTCCATTCTTCGACCATTTGCAAGCTCTCTTCAGCGATTGCCTAGTTGATGGTGCCTCTATGACAGACCTGCTTACAGATGCTGACTTAAATGATGATCAGATGGAAACCCAGGATCCGTTGAACATGATGGTTGTTCATGcagacacaggggacccacacgagGCAGGCTTGGACAAAGTTGTTTTGGGGGGTGAAGATGAGTGTCATGAGGTTGCAGTTATTAGCGCCGTTGGTACAGTACCATGTGAAGTTATGTCAGGCACTAGTGCACCATCTGCTGAACCATCAGGATCCGCTGAGAGCACAATAGCTGCTCTCAAACCCAGCTTGAAGCAGTGCAAGATAGTCAGCAAAGCAAAAGCAAATCTAAAGCCACAGGCTGTTGCGCTACATGATAGCAGGAAACCAGACGCGTTCAACAGGAACTTAATGGGGATCCATGACAGACTCGCTAAACCAACACGGACAGCACCACCACTGTCAGACCCAAATGCTCCTCTGTGGAACATGCTAAAGGAAATTCCGTTGACACCTGCTGATAGGCTGTCAGTTGGGATTTATCTTTGTAAGCCAGAGTCTGAAGTGCATCGAAGTTTTTTCATGAGTATGGGTAAGGAGTACCTAGAGGCATGGGCCCACAAGTTCTTGAGTGGAGGGGAGCCTGGAGCCTTATAG
- the LOC109755162 gene encoding uncharacterized protein isoform X2, whose amino-acid sequence MDLGEDQNSFKTKRSRATNWPSVMSKFLLNWYLEKKKAMPPKTKFKKTHHHYCQAALNARFESAYTVDQVHRHLRRFKEVWNIVARYMNENGSRFDKKNKMLILPSATMAALPLAERAILVKPIPFFDHLQALFSDCLVDGASMTDLLTDADLNDDQMETQDPLNMMVVHADTGDPHEAGLDKVVLGGEDECHEVAVISAVGTVPCEVMSGTSAPSAEPSGSAESTIAALKPSLKQCKIVSKAKANLKPQAVALHDSRKPDAFNRNLMGIHDRLAKPTRTAPPLSDPNAPLWNMLKEIPLTPADRLSVGIYLCKPESEVHRSFFMSMGKEYLEAWAHKFLSGGEPGAL is encoded by the exons ATGGACCTAGGCGAAGATCAGAATTCCTTTAAAACCAAAAGATCAAGAGCCACAAATTGGCCCTCAGTAATGTCAAAGTTTCTACTTAATTGGTACCTTGAGAAAAAGAAGGCGATGCCACCTAAGACCAAATTCAAGAAGACACACCACCATTATTGCCAAGCTGCACTAAATGCTAGATTTGAGTCTGCTTACACTGTTGATCAGGTCCATCGCCATTTGAGGCGTTTCAAGGAGGTTTGGAATATTGTGGCGCGTTATATGAACGAGAACGGGAGCAGGTTTGACAAGAAAAACAAAATGTTAATACTACCTTCTGCAACCATGGCTGCTCTACCC TTAGCAGAACGTGCTATTCTCGTTAAACCCATTCCATTCTTCGACCATTTGCAAGCTCTCTTCAGCGATTGCCTAGTTGATGGTGCCTCTATGACAGACCTGCTTACAGATGCTGACTTAAATGATGATCAGATGGAAACCCAGGATCCGTTGAACATGATGGTTGTTCATGcagacacaggggacccacacgagGCAGGCTTGGACAAAGTTGTTTTGGGGGGTGAAGATGAGTGTCATGAGGTTGCAGTTATTAGCGCCGTTGGTACAGTACCATGTGAAGTTATGTCAGGCACTAGTGCACCATCTGCTGAACCATCAGGATCCGCTGAGAGCACAATAGCTGCTCTCAAACCCAGCTTGAAGCAGTGCAAGATAGTCAGCAAAGCAAAAGCAAATCTAAAGCCACAGGCTGTTGCGCTACATGATAGCAGGAAACCAGACGCGTTCAACAGGAACTTAATGGGGATCCATGACAGACTCGCTAAACCAACACGGACAGCACCACCACTGTCAGACCCAAATGCTCCTCTGTGGAACATGCTAAAGGAAATTCCGTTGACACCTGCTGATAGGCTGTCAGTTGGGATTTATCTTTGTAAGCCAGAGTCTGAAGTGCATCGAAGTTTTTTCATGAGTATGGGTAAGGAGTACCTAGAGGCATGGGCCCACAAGTTCTTGAGTGGAGGGGAGCCTGGAGCCTTATAG